The Curtobacterium sp. MCSS17_015 genomic sequence CGCGGTGCACGGCCGCGTTGTCCTGCTCGAGGAAGCGCCGTTCGGCGTCGAGGACCTGCACGGGCCGCTCGGCCGTCGCGCCGGAGTCCAGGTACGCCAGCGGCTGCCCGTTCACCTCCTGCTGGAGGATCGGGAAGTCCGCGCGGATGCGGAGGACCTCGTCCTCGGTGAGCGGTCCGACGGAGTCGTCCGTCGACGCTGGTGCAATGATCGTCACGGTGCTGGCCCTCCTGTACGTCTCCGGGAGACAACCCGTCAATGGTGGTCGTTCTTCCCGGTGTCGTCCAGTCGGGCCGGCACCGCGCGGGGGCTACTCGTTCCCGACGCGCTTGTCGGCCTGCTCGCGGGCGGAGTCGATCTTGTCGTCGTACTTGCCGCCGGTCGCCTTCTTCACGGCGTCGGCGACCCCCTCGAACACCTTGTCGCTGACGCCTTCGGCCTTCTCGCTCTTCAGCGCGTCCTGCACCTTGCCGTTCTGCAGCAGCGCCTGGGCCTTCTTCGTGATGTCGTCGAACCCTGCCATGACCGGCTCCTCGTGTCTCGGGCGGGACCTCGTGCCCCGCGTCCTGGCGCCGATGCTAACCAGCGCGCGACACCTCGGTCCGGGCCGTCCACCGGATGCCCAGCAGCGGGCGGGTCGACGGCAGTGCGGTCGGGCGGCTCACGCCATCTGCGCGCTCCGCCGGCGCGCCAGGACGTACCCGACCGCGACGGCTCCGCTGACCGCCAGCAGCGAAGGGATGAGGATGTCCGTGCCCTCCTGCGTGAACTCGACGACGAGCACGAGGGCCGTGAACGGCGCACGCATGGTCGTGGCCAGGAACGCGGCCGCGCCGACGAACGCGAAGGCCGCCAGGCTGCCGCCGTCGGTCGGCCAGAGGAGCATCCAGGCCGCCCCGAGGAAGCCGCCGAGCGCCGATCCGACCGCGATCGAGGGGGTGAGCGTGCCACCGACGGCGCCGGCGCCGATCGTCGCAGCGGTCGTCACGGTCTTCAACAGTCCGAGGACGAGGAGTGCGAGCAGGGGTGCCATCCCGAGCAGCGTCGGCCCGTCGAGGTCGGCGTTCATCGCGGCGAGGCCGAGCGCGCGACCGTTGCCCATGACCTCCGGGAAGGGGATCGCGACGAGGCCGACGAGCGCGAAGACCACGGGCAGCACGACGAGCAGCTTCCAGCCGGTCGGGGCGACGGCCTGCAACCGGTTGGTGGCCTTGACGAACCCGACGCCGGCGAACCCGAGCAGCGGTCCGACGACGACCGCCCAGACGAGCAGCGACGGCGAGAGGTGCATCGCGGGCACGTGGTACAGCACCTCGTCCGGGATCACGAGCCGGGCGACGAAGGCTGCGACGGCACTCGTGACGAACGCCGGCAACGCGGTCGCCAGCGTGAGTTCGCCGAGCAGCACCTCGACCGCGAACAGCGCACCGCCGAGCGGGACGTCGTAGACCGCCGCGAGGCCGGCGGCAGCACCACAGGCCACCAGGACCTTCGTCTGGCGCGCTGTCAACCCGGCGCGCACGGTGAGCAGCTGGGCGAACCAGGCGCCGAGTTCGCGCGGCGCGACCTCCTTCCCGATCGAGGCGCCGAGCCCGACCGCCAGGATCTGCACGCCGGCGTTGGCGAGGGTGACCAGGGACGGCATCCGCTTGCCCGCGACCGCGGCCGGGACGCCGACGACCGGGCGACCCCAGCGACGGATCGCCCACCATGCGAGGGCGGTCAGGACGCCGGCGGCCAGGACCGCGAGGAACCGGTTCGGCGCCGACGGGGCGTCCGCCGCCTCACGGTGCCCGCCGAAGGCGTACCCGAAGGCGACGAGCTGGATGAGCTGGAGCGCGAGCCACACGGCGATCCCGGCGACCCCGCCGGCGACACCGACGAGCCCCGTGACCACGGCGAGTTTGAGCACCCAGACCGGGGTGGCGTGACCGTTGTGTGGCATGTCGGCAAGCGTAGTGGGAGCGCTCCGCAGGACGGGCCGGGAGGCCCGGCACACGTCCGGTGGGTCGGCGCTGGTCGCGCCGGTGGTGGTCCGGGCCTCCCGTCCTCAGAACCAGCGCTTGACCTTGAAGACCGCGTAGAGGACCGCGGCGAACAGGATCATCAGCACGATCGACAGCGGGTAGCCCCACGTCCAGGACAGCTCCGGCATGTGCTCGAAGTTCATCCCGTAGATCGCGGCGATGAGCGTCGGCGCGAACAGGATCGCCGCCCACCCGGAGATCCGCTTCGTGTCGTCGTTCTGCTTCTGCGCCGCCAGGGTCGAGTCGACCGTCAGCGCGTTCTGCAGCAGCTGCCGGAAGGTGTCCAGCCGTTCGACGACACGGATGACGTGGTCGAGCACGTCCCGGAACCGGCGCTGGAGCTCGACGGGCAGGTGGTACTTCTCGGCCCCGCGGTGCAGGTCCTCGATCATCCGGATGAGCGGCCGGGCGGCACGCTGGAAGTCGACCACCTCGCCGAACAGCTCGTAGACACGGCGGGAGACTCCGGCCTCGCCCGAGAAGAGCTGCCCCTCGATCTGGTTGATGTCCTCCTCGAGCCCGTCGATGACCGGTCGGTAGTCGTCGACGATCGAGTCCATGAGTGCCCAGAGCTGCGCCTGTGGCCCGGCCGTGACGAGGCCGGGCTTGCCGCTCATCCGCTGCAGCGCCCGCGGCACCGACCGGCCGCCCCGCGGGTCGGCCTGCACGACGGCCAGGAAGAAGTCGTCGCCGACGAAGGCGTGCACCTCCCCGAACTCGACCTCCTCGGCGGCGTCCCGGTAGACGGCGGGCTTGAGCACCGCGAACAGCGTCGAGCCATACCGTTCGAGCTTCGGTCGCTGGTGTCCCTCGGCGGAGTCCTCGACCGCGAGCTCGTGGAGGCCGAGGGCGACCGCGACGTCGCCGAGCTCCTCGGCGTCGGGTCGGTCGAGCACGATGCAGGCCGAGGCGCCGTGCTCCTCGAGCATCCGGAAGCTGTCGTCGAGCGAGGGACTCGTCGTCGGGGCGATGCGGTCCACGTACACGGTGTTGAGCTCGACGGTCACGGCCCCACCGTACGCACCCTGAGCGACGGCTGCGCGGTGCTGAGCGGGAGGGCGTACCGTCCGGTTCATCAGCATGCTGAAGAAAGGCGGAGACGATGCGGTGGATGCGGAAGGTCGTGATCGCGGTGAGCGCGGTCATCGCCGTGGTGGGCTCGTACATCGGCTCGGGCGCGGCGGGCGGTACCCCCATCGCCGAGGCGGCGGGAGGTGCGCTCTCGGCGTCGTCGACGGCGATCGCGCCCGGCGGTCCGGCGTTCGGCATCTGGAGCGTCGTCTACCTCGGGCTCATCGCCTTCGCCGTCTGGCAGTTCCTCCCCCGCGAGGACGACCAGGCGCGCCACGACCGCCTCGCCGTGCCCGCGACGCTGTCCCTGCTGCTCAACGCGGCGTGGATCCTGTCCGTGCAGTTCGGGCTCCTCTGGCTGAGCGAGCCGATCATCCTCGCGCTGCTCGGTGTCCTGGCATGGGCCTTCGTGGTGCTCCGCCGCACCTCGCCGTCCGGTCGCATCGAGGCGGTGGTGACGGACGGCACCTTCGGGTTGTACCTGGGCTGGGTCTGCGTCGCGACGGCGGCGAACACGGCGGCGGTCCTGACGGCAGCGGGCTTCCGCGGCTTCGACCTCGGCCAGGACGTCTGGGGCGCGGTGGTCGCGACGGTCGCCGGCGCGGTCGGGGTCCTCGTCGCCGTGGCAGGGCGCGGGCGGATCACCCCGACACTGTCACTCGGCTGGGGTCTGGCGTGGGTCGCGGTGGCCCGCCTGGACGGCCCGCTCGTCTCGGTGCCCACGGCGGTCGCCGCACTCGTCGCCACCGCCGTGGTGGCCATCGTGACGCTCGTGGTCCGTGCCCGCGCGGGCTGGACCGCCGAGCCCGCCGCCCTCCGCACCGCGTAGCCGCGCGCGCCGGCCCGGGGTCGGCAGCCGGGGTCGGATCGGGGCCGGGCTCAGCGACGCGCGACCACCATCCCGTGCGCTGCGGCGACGGCCTCGTTCGTCACGCTCCCGGCGTGCACGTTGAGCCCGCGGGCGAGCGCCGGATCGGCCTCGAGTGCGCGCTCCCACCCCTGGTCCGCGATCGCCACGGCGTACGGCAGCGTCGCGTTCGTCAGCGCGATCGTGCTCGTCCGCGGCACCGCGCCGGGCATGTTGGCGACGCAGTAGTAGACGGCGTCGTGCACGGCGAACGTCGGGTCGTCGTGGGTGGTCGGCCGCGAGCCCTCGAAGCACCCGCCCTGGTCGATGGCGATGTCGACGAGGACCGATCCGGCACGCATGTCCGCGACCATCGCGTCGGTCACGAGCTTCGGCGCCGAAGCCCCCGGGATGAGCACGGACCCGATGACCAGGTCCGCGTCGGCCACTGCGGCGGCGATCGCGAGCGGGTTCGACCGGAGCGTGGTCACGCGCCCGTCGAACCGCGCGTCGAGGGCCCGGAGGCGCGGCAGGCTGATGTCGAAGACGGTCACCTCGGCGCCCATGCCGAGGGCGATGGTCGCGGCGTGCTCGCCGGCGACACCGCCTCCGATCACCACGACCCGGCCCTTCGGCGTGCCGGGCACCCCGCCCAGCAGCAGCCCACGCCCGCCGTTCGCACGCATGAGGTGGTGCGCACCGACCTGCGCGGACAGCCGCCCGGCGATCTCGGACATCGGGGACAGCAACGGCAGCGACCGGTCCGGCAGCTGCACGGTCTCGTACGCGATCGCGGTCGCTCCGGACTCGGCGAGCGCCGAGGTCAGCGGGCGGTCCGCCGCCAGGTGCAGGTAGGTGAACA encodes the following:
- a CDS encoding tryptophan-rich sensory protein, which codes for MRKVVIAVSAVIAVVGSYIGSGAAGGTPIAEAAGGALSASSTAIAPGGPAFGIWSVVYLGLIAFAVWQFLPREDDQARHDRLAVPATLSLLLNAAWILSVQFGLLWLSEPIILALLGVLAWAFVVLRRTSPSGRIEAVVTDGTFGLYLGWVCVATAANTAAVLTAAGFRGFDLGQDVWGAVVATVAGAVGVLVAVAGRGRITPTLSLGWGLAWVAVARLDGPLVSVPTAVAALVATAVVAIVTLVVRARAGWTAEPAALRTA
- a CDS encoding chloride channel protein, which codes for MPHNGHATPVWVLKLAVVTGLVGVAGGVAGIAVWLALQLIQLVAFGYAFGGHREAADAPSAPNRFLAVLAAGVLTALAWWAIRRWGRPVVGVPAAVAGKRMPSLVTLANAGVQILAVGLGASIGKEVAPRELGAWFAQLLTVRAGLTARQTKVLVACGAAAGLAAVYDVPLGGALFAVEVLLGELTLATALPAFVTSAVAAFVARLVIPDEVLYHVPAMHLSPSLLVWAVVVGPLLGFAGVGFVKATNRLQAVAPTGWKLLVVLPVVFALVGLVAIPFPEVMGNGRALGLAAMNADLDGPTLLGMAPLLALLVLGLLKTVTTAATIGAGAVGGTLTPSIAVGSALGGFLGAAWMLLWPTDGGSLAAFAFVGAAAFLATTMRAPFTALVLVVEFTQEGTDILIPSLLAVSGAVAVGYVLARRRSAQMA
- a CDS encoding magnesium and cobalt transport protein CorA, with amino-acid sequence MTVELNTVYVDRIAPTTSPSLDDSFRMLEEHGASACIVLDRPDAEELGDVAVALGLHELAVEDSAEGHQRPKLERYGSTLFAVLKPAVYRDAAEEVEFGEVHAFVGDDFFLAVVQADPRGGRSVPRALQRMSGKPGLVTAGPQAQLWALMDSIVDDYRPVIDGLEEDINQIEGQLFSGEAGVSRRVYELFGEVVDFQRAARPLIRMIEDLHRGAEKYHLPVELQRRFRDVLDHVIRVVERLDTFRQLLQNALTVDSTLAAQKQNDDTKRISGWAAILFAPTLIAAIYGMNFEHMPELSWTWGYPLSIVLMILFAAVLYAVFKVKRWF
- the ald gene encoding alanine dehydrogenase — encoded protein: MRIGVPTETKNNEFRVAATPAGVAELTMHGHEVLVQSGAGTGSAFSDDEYAAAGAVIVADAGSAWDAEMVLKVKEPVTAEYPLLRAGQVLFTYLHLAADRPLTSALAESGATAIAYETVQLPDRSLPLLSPMSEIAGRLSAQVGAHHLMRANGGRGLLLGGVPGTPKGRVVVIGGGVAGEHAATIALGMGAEVTVFDISLPRLRALDARFDGRVTTLRSNPLAIAAAVADADLVIGSVLIPGASAPKLVTDAMVADMRAGSVLVDIAIDQGGCFEGSRPTTHDDPTFAVHDAVYYCVANMPGAVPRTSTIALTNATLPYAVAIADQGWERALEADPALARGLNVHAGSVTNEAVAAAHGMVVARR
- a CDS encoding antitoxin, yielding MAGFDDITKKAQALLQNGKVQDALKSEKAEGVSDKVFEGVADAVKKATGGKYDDKIDSAREQADKRVGNE